One part of the Candidatus Eremiobacterota bacterium genome encodes these proteins:
- a CDS encoding DNA polymerase III subunit alpha yields MSSFVHLHVHSEYSLLDGACRVESLCKKTADEGAPGIALTDHGVMFGAVEFYDTAKDAGLTPIIGCEAYIAPRGRFDRTVRDEAHVTLLAASDAGYKNLTTLISKGFLEGYYYKPRIDLDLLAECHEGLIVLSGCMSSLVSAPLLKNDYETAKKNARVFGEIFGDRFYVEIMRHGMPEEDVINEGLIKIARELNYPLVATNDSHYLAQSDAQAHDVLLCIGTGKTVQDTSRMKFFSDQFYVKSAEEMRELFADVPEACDNTLEIVKRIDIKIPKKVFYLPDYPVPKTPAEDVAGVLAARQPAAPADVPSFGAAGLFDGDGSRWGAEADSNREIALSAEEYLRLVCEQGLVERYGAERAKHDAALRERMEYELGVINTMGFASYFLIVWDFIKYARDRDIPVGPGRGSAVGSVVSYCLKITDLDPLKFGLIFERFLNPERISMPDIDTDFCVERRDEVIRYVVEKYGKDRVAQIVTFGTMAARAAVRDAGRALGVPLPDVDRVAKLIPSGPMGLSIPKALEQIPELGLLYRNDPQIRKLLDTAKSIEGLARHASTHAAGVVISKNPLTEHVPLVRIGDGDVNTQYDMNMVERVGLLKMDFLGLRNLTVMKAAMDEIRRTVNPEFDIATIPDDDRKTYDLISSGETLGMFQLESEGMKRVCVELKPSHIGDIIALVALYRPGPMDWIPDYIAAKHGRKTPTYIHPKLEAILSETYGIAVYQDTVMKIARELAGFSMGQADELRKVVGKKLKDQIPVYRKKFLDGCAANGIANDVAEQIFAFIEPFAGYGFNKAHAAAYGWIAYQTAYLKANYPLQYFAALMSSVRDKTDKLVEYIDEAKKMGIQVLPPDVNASLVDFAVVGDSIRFGLAAVKGVGESAVRAILDARDAGGPFGDLFEMVERVDLRAVNRKVYEALIKCGALDPLPGNRAQLLDALDAALDVAAREARDRESGQASLFGMIEEPHPALKPSLRPLPAPSTMEQLAWEKETLGIFVSGHPLADVADALARTGAVPIRDLRSYEDDSQVKIAGLITAVRRTLTKAQAQMLVATVEDMSGAIECVVFPKQYADLQMKFHEDEIVIITGRLRLRERRGSTPGEEVPLELNVSVNDVQPFDRNSVRTAPPPPDGWHVTVTSREHIDSLALLVSEWTGPTPLVLHINGSTVMRRVAADRRVRERLVSIVGEANVSEGAP; encoded by the coding sequence TTGAGTTCGTTCGTCCATCTGCACGTCCACAGCGAGTACTCGCTCTTGGACGGTGCGTGCCGCGTCGAGTCCCTGTGCAAAAAGACGGCGGACGAGGGGGCGCCCGGGATCGCGCTGACCGACCACGGCGTGATGTTCGGCGCGGTCGAGTTCTACGACACGGCCAAGGACGCCGGCCTGACCCCGATCATCGGCTGCGAGGCCTACATCGCGCCGCGCGGCCGGTTCGACCGCACGGTCCGGGACGAGGCCCACGTCACGCTGCTCGCCGCCAGCGACGCCGGCTACAAGAACCTCACCACGCTGATCTCCAAAGGCTTCCTCGAAGGCTACTACTACAAGCCGCGGATCGACCTCGATCTGCTCGCGGAGTGCCACGAGGGGCTCATCGTGCTCTCGGGCTGCATGTCTTCGCTGGTCTCCGCGCCGCTGCTGAAGAACGACTACGAGACGGCGAAGAAAAACGCCAGAGTCTTCGGCGAGATCTTCGGCGACCGCTTCTACGTGGAGATCATGCGCCACGGGATGCCCGAAGAGGACGTCATCAACGAGGGCCTGATCAAGATCGCGCGCGAGCTGAACTATCCGCTGGTCGCGACGAACGACTCGCACTACCTGGCGCAGTCGGACGCGCAGGCGCACGACGTGCTGCTCTGCATCGGCACCGGCAAGACGGTCCAGGACACCAGCCGGATGAAGTTCTTCTCCGACCAGTTCTACGTGAAGTCGGCGGAAGAGATGCGCGAGCTGTTCGCCGACGTCCCGGAGGCGTGCGACAACACGCTCGAGATCGTCAAGCGGATCGACATCAAGATCCCCAAGAAGGTCTTCTACCTGCCGGATTATCCGGTGCCGAAGACGCCGGCGGAGGACGTCGCCGGCGTGCTGGCGGCTCGGCAGCCGGCCGCGCCGGCGGACGTCCCGTCGTTCGGGGCGGCGGGCTTGTTCGACGGCGACGGCTCGCGCTGGGGCGCCGAGGCGGATTCGAACCGCGAGATCGCTCTGTCGGCCGAGGAGTATCTGCGGCTCGTCTGCGAGCAGGGTTTGGTCGAGCGCTACGGCGCGGAGCGGGCGAAGCACGACGCCGCGCTGCGCGAACGGATGGAGTACGAGCTCGGCGTCATCAACACGATGGGCTTCGCGTCGTATTTCCTGATCGTGTGGGACTTCATCAAGTACGCGCGCGACCGCGACATCCCGGTCGGCCCCGGGCGCGGCTCGGCGGTCGGCTCGGTGGTCTCGTACTGCCTGAAGATCACCGATCTTGATCCGCTCAAGTTCGGGCTCATCTTCGAGCGCTTCCTGAACCCCGAGCGCATCTCGATGCCGGACATCGACACCGACTTCTGCGTCGAGCGGCGCGACGAAGTCATTCGCTACGTCGTCGAGAAGTACGGCAAGGACCGCGTCGCGCAGATCGTCACGTTCGGAACGATGGCGGCGCGCGCGGCGGTCCGCGACGCGGGCCGGGCGCTCGGCGTGCCGTTGCCCGATGTGGATCGCGTGGCGAAGCTGATCCCATCGGGGCCGATGGGCCTCTCGATCCCGAAGGCGCTCGAGCAGATTCCGGAGCTCGGGCTGCTGTACCGCAACGACCCGCAGATTCGCAAGCTGCTCGACACCGCGAAGTCGATCGAAGGGCTGGCCCGTCACGCGTCGACGCACGCGGCCGGTGTCGTGATCTCGAAGAACCCGCTGACCGAGCACGTACCGCTGGTCCGCATCGGCGACGGCGACGTGAACACGCAGTACGACATGAACATGGTCGAGCGCGTCGGCCTGCTGAAGATGGACTTCCTCGGGCTGCGCAACCTCACCGTGATGAAGGCCGCGATGGACGAGATCCGCCGCACGGTGAATCCCGAGTTCGACATCGCCACGATCCCCGACGACGACCGCAAGACGTACGACCTGATCAGCAGCGGCGAGACGCTGGGCATGTTCCAGCTGGAGTCCGAGGGGATGAAGCGGGTCTGCGTCGAGCTCAAGCCCTCGCACATCGGCGACATCATCGCGCTGGTCGCGCTGTACCGGCCCGGGCCGATGGACTGGATACCGGACTACATCGCCGCCAAGCACGGCCGCAAGACGCCGACGTACATCCATCCGAAGCTGGAAGCGATTCTTTCGGAGACCTACGGGATTGCCGTATACCAGGATACCGTGATGAAGATCGCACGAGAGCTGGCCGGCTTTTCGATGGGGCAGGCCGACGAGCTGCGCAAAGTCGTCGGCAAGAAGCTCAAAGACCAGATCCCGGTGTACCGCAAGAAGTTTCTGGACGGCTGCGCCGCGAACGGCATCGCCAACGATGTCGCGGAGCAGATCTTTGCGTTCATCGAACCGTTCGCCGGCTACGGCTTCAACAAGGCCCACGCCGCGGCGTACGGCTGGATCGCGTATCAGACGGCGTATCTGAAAGCGAACTATCCGCTGCAGTACTTCGCGGCGCTGATGTCATCGGTGCGCGACAAGACCGACAAGCTCGTCGAGTACATCGACGAGGCCAAGAAGATGGGGATTCAGGTCCTCCCGCCGGACGTCAACGCCTCGCTGGTCGACTTCGCGGTCGTCGGTGACTCGATTCGGTTCGGGCTGGCGGCGGTGAAGGGCGTGGGCGAAAGCGCGGTGCGCGCGATCCTCGACGCGCGCGACGCCGGCGGCCCGTTCGGCGATCTGTTCGAGATGGTCGAGCGAGTCGATCTGCGGGCGGTGAACCGCAAGGTGTACGAGGCGCTGATCAAGTGCGGCGCGCTGGACCCGCTGCCCGGCAACCGCGCGCAGCTGCTCGACGCGCTCGACGCGGCGCTCGACGTGGCGGCGCGCGAGGCGCGCGACCGCGAGTCGGGCCAGGCCTCGCTGTTCGGGATGATCGAGGAGCCGCATCCCGCGCTCAAGCCGTCGTTGCGGCCGCTGCCCGCGCCAAGCACGATGGAACAGCTCGCCTGGGAGAAGGAGACGCTCGGGATCTTCGTCTCGGGTCACCCGCTCGCCGATGTCGCCGACGCGCTCGCGCGCACCGGCGCGGTCCCGATCCGCGATCTCCGCAGCTACGAAGACGACAGCCAGGTGAAGATCGCCGGGCTGATCACCGCGGTCCGGCGCACGCTGACGAAGGCGCAAGCGCAGATGCTGGTCGCGACCGTCGAAGACATGAGCGGCGCGATCGAGTGCGTCGTCTTTCCGAAGCAGTACGCCGACCTGCAGATGAAGTTCCACGAGGACGAGATCGTCATCATCACCGGACGCCTGCGCCTGCGCGAGCGCCGCGGCTCGACCCCTGGCGAAGAAGTCCCGCTGGAGCTGAACGTCTCGGTGAACGATGTGCAGCCGTTCGACCGCAACAGCGTCCGCACCGCGCCGCCGCCTCCGGACGGCTGGCACGTCACGGTGACCTCGCGCGAGCACATCGACTCGCTCGCGCTCTTGGTGTCGGAGTGGACTGGCCCCACACCGCTCGTGCTGCACATCAACGGCTCGACCGTGATGCGCCGCGTCGCCGCGGACCGCCGCGTCCGCGAGCGGCTCGTCTCGATCGTCGGCGAAGCGAACGTGAGCGAAGGCGCGCCGTGA
- the hisZ gene encoding ATP phosphoribosyltransferase regulatory subunit produces the protein MRLPAGVRDWLPHELARKREVEQQMRAVFGRWAYEEVQTPIIERFDVLERGLGEETTELLFHFNDRRSTALALRPEMTTPVARLVSTRMREAPLPLRLAYVAPVFRYYEQPQEGRMRELTQAGAELIGAAGIDADAETLFMAIEALDEIGLRDARFDVNDARVVDGILEGVGLDEDAAREAKELIKTRNLVALRKFERSALVEFAQRRGGHEAIEAARGICRTPASRAALDELHALLERAAALGYGKRVTVDFALLRDLDYYTGFLFEGYVEEIGFSLCGGGRYDSLLPRLGFDVPAVGWTAGVERLLIALERRGKYLRRRRHRIDVLVAGSDVVAARERAAGNVVRYAGADAGDEALVEEARAHDIPRVVIAVDGTVRELRVGPRVGDLPAPRTPSNWDAR, from the coding sequence GTGAGGCTTCCGGCCGGGGTTCGGGACTGGCTGCCGCACGAGCTGGCGCGCAAGCGCGAGGTCGAGCAGCAGATGCGCGCGGTGTTCGGGCGCTGGGCGTACGAGGAAGTGCAGACGCCGATCATCGAGCGGTTCGATGTGCTCGAGCGCGGGCTCGGTGAAGAGACGACCGAGCTGCTGTTTCATTTCAACGACCGGCGCTCGACGGCGCTGGCGCTGCGGCCGGAGATGACGACGCCGGTCGCGCGGCTCGTGTCGACGCGGATGCGCGAGGCGCCGCTGCCGCTGCGGCTGGCGTACGTCGCGCCGGTCTTCCGGTACTACGAGCAGCCACAGGAAGGCCGGATGCGCGAGCTGACGCAGGCCGGCGCCGAGCTGATCGGCGCGGCCGGGATCGACGCCGACGCGGAGACGCTGTTCATGGCGATCGAGGCGCTCGACGAGATCGGGTTGCGCGACGCGCGGTTCGACGTCAACGACGCGCGGGTCGTCGACGGCATCCTCGAGGGCGTCGGTCTGGACGAGGACGCGGCGCGCGAGGCGAAGGAGCTCATCAAGACGCGCAACCTGGTCGCGCTGCGCAAGTTCGAGCGCTCGGCGCTCGTGGAGTTCGCGCAGCGGCGCGGCGGACACGAGGCGATCGAAGCCGCGCGCGGGATTTGCCGCACGCCGGCGTCGCGCGCGGCCCTCGACGAGCTGCATGCGTTGCTAGAGCGCGCCGCGGCGCTGGGATACGGAAAGCGCGTCACGGTCGACTTCGCGCTGCTGCGCGACCTGGACTACTACACCGGCTTTCTCTTCGAAGGCTACGTCGAAGAGATCGGGTTCTCGCTGTGCGGCGGCGGGCGCTACGACTCGCTGCTGCCGCGGCTCGGGTTCGACGTGCCGGCGGTCGGCTGGACGGCCGGCGTCGAGCGGCTGCTGATCGCGCTCGAGCGGCGCGGGAAGTACTTGCGGCGGCGCCGGCATCGCATCGACGTGCTCGTCGCGGGCTCGGACGTGGTCGCGGCGCGCGAGCGTGCGGCCGGAAACGTCGTGCGGTATGCGGGGGCGGACGCGGGCGATGAAGCGCTCGTCGAAGAGGCGCGCGCGCACGACATCCCGCGCGTCGTCATCGCGGTCGACGGAACGGTGCGCGAGCTGCGGGTCGGGCCGCGCGTCGGCGATTTGCCGGCCCCGCGCACGCCCTCGAACTGGGACGCGCGATGA
- a CDS encoding ATP phosphoribosyltransferase: protein MSRPARAVRDELTVALPKGTLYRESAARLRSAGIDVPDDVGRKLTVRTSDGTTLLFLRPTDVPAYVEFGSADCGIVGKDVLWETDRAVAELADLGFGYCRLVVAGRRIDRYHDGAPYPTFLRVATKFTRSAESFFADRDLPVELIPLHGSVELAPLVGLADLIVDLVATGTTLREHDLVVVEEIAESTARFVVNPVRFRAKYEAITRLLDRLTTVSAPS, encoded by the coding sequence ATGAGTCGTCCGGCGCGGGCCGTGCGGGACGAGCTGACGGTCGCGCTGCCGAAAGGGACGCTGTACCGCGAGTCGGCGGCGCGGCTGCGCAGCGCGGGAATCGATGTTCCGGACGATGTCGGGCGCAAGCTGACCGTTCGCACGTCGGACGGCACGACGCTGCTGTTTCTGCGGCCGACCGACGTTCCGGCGTACGTCGAGTTCGGCTCGGCGGATTGCGGGATCGTCGGCAAGGATGTGCTCTGGGAGACGGACCGCGCCGTCGCCGAGCTCGCCGATCTCGGATTCGGATACTGCCGTTTGGTCGTCGCCGGGCGGCGGATTGACCGATATCACGACGGCGCGCCATATCCGACGTTTCTGCGCGTCGCGACGAAGTTCACGCGCTCGGCGGAGTCGTTCTTCGCGGACCGCGATCTACCGGTCGAATTGATTCCGCTGCACGGGTCGGTCGAGCTCGCGCCGCTGGTCGGGCTCGCCGATCTGATCGTCGACCTCGTCGCGACCGGAACGACGCTGCGCGAACACGACCTCGTCGTCGTCGAAGAGATCGCCGAGAGCACCGCGCGCTTCGTCGTCAACCCGGTCCGCTTCCGCGCGAAGTACGAAGCGATCACCAGACTCCTCGACCGCCTCACCACCGTCAGCGCGCCGTCGTGA